TTCAATTTTACCGTTCATTTTGTTGATCACTTTTCGACAAATGTCCAATCCTAATCCAACTCCTTCACCTTTTGATTTCGTTGTAAAAAAAGGTTCAAAAATTCGGTCTTGGATATTTTTTGGAATTCCACTCCCGTAATCGATAAAGCTGACCTTGATCCATGGGCCATCATCTTCTATAGTAAGTTCAATGATTCCTTCAAATGAAATTGCATATAAAGCATTGTTTAATAAGTTAACCCAAACTAAATTTAAATTATCCCGATTGCCTTTGCATTTCCGATGTGATAAAAAATGTTTTTGAACTTTTACTCTATGATTGATATTATAATAATAAAGAGTGAGGATCGTTTCGATTTCGCTAGTGATATCAATTTTACTTTGATCTGAATGGGTAAGATCATCAGAAATTAAGTAATTTTTTAAAGATTTTACAACATGAGATGATTTTTCAGAAGCAGTCGAAATGATAGAACAAGAACGGAAGACACTCGCTACCTTTGAACCCATAGTTAATATTTCTTTTTTGTGATCACTTTCTAAGATAAATTTTAGATGATCCCCGAGCAAAAAAGCGGAAGAATCAACAATTAAGTTTAAGTATTCTTCTCTATCATCTTTTAAGTATTTTTGGAAAATTTCTGCATACTCAATTTCTAACTCTTTTTTAAATTCCCTCTCTTTTTTACCTGTATAAAAAACATTTTGAATGTTTTGATACTCTCTTATTAAGAAATAAAATCGTTCTTTATCTTCATTCGAAAAAGTAAAAAGGTAATTTATGATTGTTTGAAATTGATTCTGAAAAAAATTGCTGATAGTACCATTAGAGGAAACAATCGCACCCAATGGTGTATTCAATTCATGTGCCATCCCTGCTGTTAAATTACCTATGGTCGCTAATTTTTCCCGATTTAATAACTTTTCTTGTGCTTCCGTCAGTTCTTTTAATTTTGATTCTAAAACAAGATTAGTTGAATTCAAAGCATTGTTGGAGATTTTTAATTCTTCTGTTCTGAGTAAAACTTCTGTTTTTAAGGTTTCTGAATACCGTTTGTTCCATCTATACCTTTGGATCACCCAAGCAACTAACACAATAAATAAGAGTAAAATCAAAATCGAAAAAATAGATTCGTAATTTGGTTTTGGATTGGCGTTATAGAGGAATCCACTCAGATCCAAATTTTTAGGTAACATACCGAAATCTGCATAGACTTCATTGATATGTTTCCAACGCCCTTCATACATATATCCAATCTCGACAAGCGAAGGTTGGATCAATGGTTCCATCTGTTCTGCTTCAAATAATAATTGTTCTTTCGGAATGGAACTGGCATATTTTTCTGAGATTAGATTTACAATCTCTTGTTTGTGTTTCATTGCATAGTCCCATCCACGAAGACTTGCTTCACGGAATTTTTTGACTCTTGTTGGGTTATTTTCTATTTCGAGTTTGCTTGTGAATAAATTGTCTCCATAAAAATCAATACCAGAGGTTCTTGGTGAAAACACCATCAAAGGGAATCCCATTTTCTCGAGTTCATAGGTTTGAGTGGTAGAATAACCATCCAAAGCATCTACCTTACCTTCCACTATATCCAAAAATCGAAAGCTATGTGGTAATTGACGAAATCGACTTGGGTCTAATTTTTCCTTTTTTAGCAAAGCTAAAATTTCATAAACATGAGGAGATAACATGATCTTTTTCCCAACTAAATCATGTACAGATTGGTCAGGATGAGTTTTTTTTGTGAATAAAACAATAGGAGAATGTTGGAAAATAACAGCTATGACGACGATGGGTGCACCAGCATGCCATTGTAAAAGAACTTCGTTTGCACCTACTCCATAACGTGCTTCTTTTTCTGAAATAAGTTGGTGTAATCCTTCTATTCCATTTTTACTTTCGTGAATGGAAACATCCAATCCAAGTTCTCTGTAGTATCCTTTTTCTAACGCAGTATAATAACCTGCAAATTGGAATTGGTGGTACCATTTTAAATATAAATCAATATGATCCGTAGCAAAGAGGGGATTTGAAAAAGGGATCAAACCAAAACAGAGGAAGGAAGATAGAAGTTGTTTGAAAATTGGAAACATTCTTACTTATCACCACTGTGTCACTTTGTTAGCCGAAAGTGACTCATGGTGTTCTCTGAGAGAAAAATTAGCAACTTGTAAATTAATTTCGGAACAATTTCTCCTTCCAAATGATCCATTCTGCAAATACAAAATTAATAAGCCAACCTGCTGCCATCATTAAATCTCTTGGAATCCCCGATGGTTCGCCTCCCACAATGATAAACCAAGGTAGATGAGTGAATACTTGTGTGCCTGCGCCTAATCCAATCGCATAACCTCGGATCATCCAATGGCTATGGGTTCGGAATTGTTTCCCCAAAGCAAATGAAAAACCGAGTAGGATACAGGCAAACATCCAGACTCCGACAACCATTCGAATTCCAAATAACCAATCCCCATCAGTAGGTACCCTTGGGTATTCCCAAGTTAACCATAAACCACTGCCCGCACTAAGAAGTCCAAAAACAACGAGGAACCTACCAGAAATCCGATGCCAACGAAGGTGACGGCTTCGAAAACCAGGTGCAAATTGGAATGATCCTAAAATACTATACAATAAAACAGCAATGATATGGAGGATTACGGGTATTGGGTCATTAAAAAATCGCTGATTCTCAACCGTATAACCAGAACCAGTTGTTAGTTGGAAAATTCGAAATAGTCCAGCTATACTTGGAACCAAACTGAGAAATAATAAAAAACCAATGATCCAATAGTCTTTTTTTGTAGTGGAATTCGTGGGCATATGGATTCATTACTGAAATTAATTTCTGAAACGGCAAGAAGGAAATAAAATCCAAAAAACAAATAATTTTTCTCCCAGCTAACCTCCCGAAGTTAAAACGAGAGTATGTTACCGATGCCAGTCAATTCTCTTGAATCGTTTGGAACAAATGGAAACCATCACACGACAAACAAACATTTCTAATATTATGAATCAACACTTGTTTCAAACGAATTGGCAATCGTAGAAATTGTTTTTGCCACACTACTGATCGTCACACTCACTCGGTTTAAATCTTCGGAACTTTGAGCAAGTTCCTGAGCACTACCTGAAAGTGAATTCACACTGACCACCATATCGTCAGAAGTTCGTTTTTGTTCTTGGCATGAAGTTTCAATTGATTCAGCCAATGACTGCAGTTCCTTGAGTTCGTGAGATACATTGGTTAAACTATTGGATTGTGATGAAATTTCACCTTTTAGCTTTTCAACACCTGTCTGAATCCGATTGGATTGGCCAACAATTTCATTCAGAACTTTTACTGTATCATTCACATGATTCACTCCAATGTTGACTGCTGAATCACTCTTCGCAATTAATGTCATAATATTTTTCACTGAAATTCTTGTTTTATCTGCCAGTTTTGAAATCTCTTCCGCAACTACTGCAAATCCTCTTCCTGCATCACCAGCCCTTGCAGCTTCGATACTTGCATTGAGTGCAAGTAAATTTGTTTGTTCAGAGATATCAGTGATCAAATCAACAATTCCAGAAATTTCTTTTGTAACCAATCGGATTTCTTCCATTGAATTATCCGTACTTCGTATCGACATATTTCCGTTATCTGCTAATTTAGTTGATGCAACAGACTCAATTGATAACTGATTGAGTTCCTTTTCAATATTAACGATGGAATATTCGATATTTCGAATTTCTTCTGCAATTTTTGCAATGTTTTTGGTTTCATCAGAAATAGATCCAAACATAACTTCAAAGGAAGATGATAATTCTTCTAAAGAAGCGGCAGCCTCTTCCGAAGTGGAAGCAAGTCCAGATGCATTGTCAGATACCGAGAGAGCATCATGTTTTAATTGGTCAGAACTTTTTTCAACTTGGTTAACTGAATGTTTCAGTTGGACAATGATATCATGCAATTGGCTCACAAATCGATTGATGGAGCCAGAAATTTCACCAATTTCATTCTCACCAAACGATGGTAATTTTTTTGTTAGATCGGCATCACCACTCGACAATTCCTCAACTTTCGTCAAAACAGTTTTTAAAGGTATGTTGATACTTTTAAAGATGAAAAAAATCAGAAGTATGGAAACACTCAGTGCCAATACAAGAATGAGGATATTGACCAACCTGTGGAATTTTTGTTCTGATAAACGATCTTTAATTAAGTTTTCAAAAATCAAAATGGAAAAATTTTGAATTTCCGATCCTAAAAATGTTCCCTTATGGATGATGTTGAATAATTCATCTGATGAATCAGGTTTGTTTGCATTTGTTATCAATACTTTTTTCAATTCATCAACATAAGCATTACAGGCTTGGTTTGTTTGGTCTATGTTTTTTTGAATCTCACCTTGATAGGTTGGAGCATTCTCCATTGTTTTTTTATAAGAGTTCGTTATGTTGATACAAATGTTCTCAATTGCATTGATGGATATGATTGATTTTGTATAACTGATATTCGAAAAGGTTTTCCGTTTTTGGTTTTCTCCTAGATATTCATCTCTAATTAATTCTTTGAGTTGTCCTACATGTTTCCATAACATGGGAACTTGGAATAGTATGATATCCATTTGGTAATAGGATTCCAATTTTGGATCCAGTATTAAATTCGAATTGTCTCCAATCTTAACTGCTAAGTCTTGTGTATCTTCCAAAAAATTGCGAGTTGTTTCTTGGTCAAAACGTTCGCGAGTTAAATAGGTAATCCATTTTTGGATTTGTTTTGAATCTTCAGAAAGGATTCCTGATTTAAGGATTGTAGCCTTGCCTTCTTCCATCACAGGTTTCAAATCATCTACATTCTCGTTACCAATTTTAAATTTTGGTAATGCAACCTTAAAGGCGAAATAAACAGGTTTGATGATCTCAATACCTTGCTGTTCTTTCGCTGAGAAATCAATTTCCTTGTTTTGTGATTGAATGTACAAAGCGAGCACAATCAATAAAAACAAAAGGATTGGAAGAGGCAAAAGGATCAGTCTAGACCGAATGGTGATATTGGAAAAATAAGAATGCATACAAGTAATTTCCCTCTTTCAGTAGTAGGCAGTTTAATACCTGTAGAGAATTAGAAAATAAAATAATATCGAATTTGAAAATTCTAAAATTAAATTAATGCCTATCCTTCTCCCTAGTTTTTAATATTCGGTGTTAGTACTAATCTAAAACAATTATGTCATTTGCTGACAAACTCGTACGAAAGAAAAACTAGTTCGAAACTGTAAGGAAAACGTCAGAATGGATTTCTGAGTGGGAGAAAAATTAGACTTTGGAATTTTACAGTTTGATTTTATGAGATTTTAGATTGGTCTATATTCCACAACTTCTAGTCGTAGCAATCAGTTTGTATTTCGCTCTTAAGTAACAAAATACTTTATCGATTTCATTTTGTGAGAGGGCTGAATCAAAATAGAAAAATTCAGCTATATCACCATCTAAATTTCCGTTGGAAAGGGATCCAGTGGTACCTGTCACATAACTTTCAATATTGGAAGTTGCATTGCCTTTTAGATCTCCATTCCAATA
The sequence above is a segment of the Leptospira levettii genome. Coding sequences within it:
- a CDS encoding ABC transporter substrate-binding protein; translation: MFPIFKQLLSSFLCFGLIPFSNPLFATDHIDLYLKWYHQFQFAGYYTALEKGYYRELGLDVSIHESKNGIEGLHQLISEKEARYGVGANEVLLQWHAGAPIVVIAVIFQHSPIVLFTKKTHPDQSVHDLVGKKIMLSPHVYEILALLKKEKLDPSRFRQLPHSFRFLDIVEGKVDALDGYSTTQTYELEKMGFPLMVFSPRTSGIDFYGDNLFTSKLEIENNPTRVKKFREASLRGWDYAMKHKQEIVNLISEKYASSIPKEQLLFEAEQMEPLIQPSLVEIGYMYEGRWKHINEVYADFGMLPKNLDLSGFLYNANPKPNYESIFSILILLLFIVLVAWVIQRYRWNKRYSETLKTEVLLRTEELKISNNALNSTNLVLESKLKELTEAQEKLLNREKLATIGNLTAGMAHELNTPLGAIVSSNGTISNFFQNQFQTIINYLFTFSNEDKERFYFLIREYQNIQNVFYTGKKEREFKKELEIEYAEIFQKYLKDDREEYLNLIVDSSAFLLGDHLKFILESDHKKEILTMGSKVASVFRSCSIISTASEKSSHVVKSLKNYLISDDLTHSDQSKIDITSEIETILTLYYYNINHRVKVQKHFLSHRKCKGNRDNLNLVWVNLLNNALYAISFEGIIELTIEDDGPWIKVSFIDYGSGIPKNIQDRIFEPFFTTKSKGEGVGLGLDICRKVINKMNGKIEFESEVGKTKFTVYLLAEE
- a CDS encoding DUF2306 domain-containing protein, with the protein product MPTNSTTKKDYWIIGFLLFLSLVPSIAGLFRIFQLTTGSGYTVENQRFFNDPIPVILHIIAVLLYSILGSFQFAPGFRSRHLRWHRISGRFLVVFGLLSAGSGLWLTWEYPRVPTDGDWLFGIRMVVGVWMFACILLGFSFALGKQFRTHSHWMIRGYAIGLGAGTQVFTHLPWFIIVGGEPSGIPRDLMMAAGWLINFVFAEWIIWKEKLFRN
- a CDS encoding methyl-accepting chemotaxis protein; translation: MHSYFSNITIRSRLILLPLPILLFLLIVLALYIQSQNKEIDFSAKEQQGIEIIKPVYFAFKVALPKFKIGNENVDDLKPVMEEGKATILKSGILSEDSKQIQKWITYLTRERFDQETTRNFLEDTQDLAVKIGDNSNLILDPKLESYYQMDIILFQVPMLWKHVGQLKELIRDEYLGENQKRKTFSNISYTKSIISINAIENICINITNSYKKTMENAPTYQGEIQKNIDQTNQACNAYVDELKKVLITNANKPDSSDELFNIIHKGTFLGSEIQNFSILIFENLIKDRLSEQKFHRLVNILILVLALSVSILLIFFIFKSINIPLKTVLTKVEELSSGDADLTKKLPSFGENEIGEISGSINRFVSQLHDIIVQLKHSVNQVEKSSDQLKHDALSVSDNASGLASTSEEAAASLEELSSSFEVMFGSISDETKNIAKIAEEIRNIEYSIVNIEKELNQLSIESVASTKLADNGNMSIRSTDNSMEEIRLVTKEISGIVDLITDISEQTNLLALNASIEAARAGDAGRGFAVVAEEISKLADKTRISVKNIMTLIAKSDSAVNIGVNHVNDTVKVLNEIVGQSNRIQTGVEKLKGEISSQSNSLTNVSHELKELQSLAESIETSCQEQKRTSDDMVVSVNSLSGSAQELAQSSEDLNRVSVTISSVAKTISTIANSFETSVDS